GTTTGTATTACATATTTGAATAATCTAATGTCAATCAAGGCCTTTAAACACTTGTTGGACAATAATTGTAAAAAGAAAATGGCTTTTATAGTGACTTACACAGTTGACATGAATCCAGTTAGTTGCATTTTATGAAAACACAATACAAATACATTTGGAGGTTGTTCCTTTACATCacttgtcaaactcattccacggagggctgaTTTTCTGCAGGTTTTTGCTCCTCCCATATACTTGATTGAGGAATTAATGTCACTGATTGGTAAGGAactgccctcacctggttgtcttggtcttaattgaaaggagaaACCAAAAACCAGCAGACATTAGGCACTCCATGGAATGACTTTGACACCCCTGCCTACATGGTATGATAGCTGATACGTTGCatctatcaaaatatatttaaaattttgtttaaaaaaaaaagttgatcCCGTCTTTCAAGAGCTCTAAAACAGCAAAATGTTCTCttagcctcatggcaaaatgtgtaaaatagcaCGAGATTAGAAATACAACCTCAAAATGTTCTGTCTGCCAATGGGGGGCCCTTGCTCAGGCCTTGCGGGGGGCCCTGTGAAACTGCGCTACACCACTATGTCGCTCAAGTCAGAATTTAGTGTCGCTCAAGTCAGAATTTAGGCTAAAAGGATGTTGACAATCATATCATTAGGAAAGTAGGATTTGAGATGAAAAAAAAACAAGTGATCTCCAAATCCACATCATCTTGCAGTAATGCATCTCTCATccaatatatatactgtatatactgtagattgTGCCATCCTCACATCCTCTAGTAAAGACAGAAAATGACGAGTTATGATAAAACTATCCACCTGTCGACTACTTCAAGCTCAAGCACTACACAATATACAGTCTATGCTTAAGCCACAGTATTATATAAATGGTCATAAATATGTGAAATGCCATTGGTATAGTGTTAAAGAAAATATTTGTGtcaatgtattaaacatttaaaaacaggAAAGGTAGCCTAGAACTGCAAATCTCCAGTTTTTTACTTCATGGCTCAATGATCTGATGGACAAGTGTAGGATATAACAACAAAAGTGATACGCTAGCTAAATTGTCATCGCCACAATTATCAGTCATCAACACAAATGTGGGTGAATTTTACCATGTGTGTAGCCTCATACAATAATCACCAAGACAGACAGAtgtacattgcattcggaaagtattcagaccccttgacattttccacattttcttacgttacagccttattctaaaatggattacatcaatctacacacaataccacataatgacaaaccaaaaacaggttttcattcatgttagaaaatgtatttaaaaaactgaaatatcatatttacataagtattcagacccttcactcagtactttgatgaagcacttttggcagtgattgcaGCCTCGAGTCTTGGTTATGAcactatttggggagtttctcccattattctctgcagatcctctcaagctctgtcaggttgaataggGAACgtcgcagcacagctattttcgggtctccagagatgttcgatccgggctctggctgggctactcaaggacattcagagacttgtcccaaagccactcctgcattgtcttggctgtgttcttgggttcgttgtcctgttggaaggtgaatcttcatcCCAGTCTTAggacctgagtgctctggagcagattctcatcaaggatctctcagtactttgctccgttcatctttccctcgatcctgactagtctcccagtccctgccgctgaaaaacatccccacagcataatgctgccatcaccatgctccACCGTAGGTATGGTACCATGTTTCCTCTAGACGTGgcgcttgtcattcaggccaaagagttcaatcttggtttcattagaccagagaatattgtttctcatggtctgagagtcttatagtgtcttttggcaaacttcaagcgggctgtcatgtgccttttactgaggagtggcttccgtctggccactcaaccataaaggcctgattggtgggagtgctgcagagatggttgtccttctggaatgttttcccatctccacagagaaactctgctctgtcagagtaaccatctggttcttggtcacctccctgaccaatgccatTCTTCCtcaattgctcagttttgccaggcggccagctctaggaagagtcttggtggttccaatctacttccatttaagaatgatggaggccaattaTGCAAAAAAaggttggtacccttccccagatctgtgtcttgacacaatcctgtctcggagctcgatggacaattccttcgacctcatggattggtttttgctctgaaatgcactgtcaactgtggaaccttaccaatgcatgtccaatcaattaaattgacaagaggtggagtccaatcaagttgtagaaacatctcaaggatgatcaatggtaacaggatacacctaagctcaatttcaagtctgatagcaaagggtctgaatacttatataaggtatttctgttttttaataaATGTTCTAAAATTCCCCCAAATCTCTATTCACTTTGTcgttaatggggtattgtgtgtagattgattagtgaaaaatgtttttaatacatttttcataaggctgtaacgtaacaaaatgtggaaaaggtcaagggggtctgaatactttccgaatgcactgtatttgtccTTAGACTTAGGTTATTCAATGATAATAAACCTAATCTAAGATAGTCATCACCACCCTGAGTCTAGGCTACATAGTCCTGGGTTGCCAGATTGAAGACATTGTTTCCTGTCTGAGAACGACACCCCTTCATCGCCTTTCGAATTTCATTTTGTAcctgaaaaaacaaaacaataaaggtATTGATTTTGTAGCCTATTATTTGTGGTAAATGTAATTATGATTAATTAAATACATCACAGGGTTAACAAAATGGCACATCTTACCTCCCCATTCAAGAAGCAGTACAACAATGCAACTATAAACCCCTGTAATTAAATGAAGCCGAATGAATAGTTGTTCACTATTTTTATATTTTCAGCCCTTTATgaggaaaataaaagtaacatagACATTTTATGCCAGTTTTCATTTAAGTCTTCCCTATTGAGGTAATTATGAGTTATGAATCTGTTAAATTATTAATAATATTGATATCAGATCAATTGCAAATATAGCCATTCCAGAGCTGGGTTGGAGTACCGCTCAGTCTAAAATGCTCTCGTACCTGGAAGgagcccaggaccagctccagGGAGAGTCGGGCCCCTACACCCACATGCTCAGGTAAGAGGGCGAAGACCACATAGTGCACTCCAAACAGAGGGATGAGAAGAAGGGTGGAtctcaccagcctcctgcagGGGGCaccagaggagagaaagagaatgggaTGGGAAAGAGAGATAAACATATGAGAAGTGAGAGCGAGACAGGAAGGGAGACAGGAGAAAGAGACGAACATGAGAAGCGAGACAGGAAGGGGGAGAAGaaagtagggagggagagataaagaggaaCTTCCTGGATCCACATTAATTATGCCACAATACACTGGGGAAGTTTGACCCTTTTGAAATCCTACCCAATTCAGTCACTCTATCTACATATGGGGGGAACAGGGTGAGTCAAGCCAGTGGGTAAAATGAGCCAGCACTTTTATTTTGTGCATGCTAACAGTTCAGCGCTCATGAACGGTCAGTCAGTCTCACCTGTAGACCTGAAGTCCCTCACTTCCATTCTGGTCTGTGGACTTGGTCTTCTGAATGATGATCCTACTGATGTTCACAAACACCACGAAGTTGATCTGTGGTTGAGAAAAACAGTGGTTTGATACCAAGTCTCAACCCTCTTGATTCATTAATGGAACAAGATTCATTAATGGACAGTGTTTTCTTGGTCTTACAAAGACAGATAAGAGGATGGGAGTTTTGATGATCCACCACAAGGCACTGTCAAGGTTGTCCCAGCATCTGTTGGGCAGAGAAGTTATAATGCTGGAATACTGTTGATTACAGTACTACACGATCACATTCAATATGTCAGTCTTCTCTTTTCTCGCCCTTGTTTGGGCCCCTTTATTTGCCCTTTTCACGTACTTCCACAAAGGAATATTGATACCAATACTTTCAGAAGTAGTACATGTAATTATATCTACTGTAGACAACAAAATAACTATTCTATTTATTCGCTATCCTCACCCTTCATTGTCAAACTGACTCTTCAGCAGGGTCCAAATTATGATGGTCACTGAGGGAGTGCCTGGAAGAAATGGAATGTACagtcatataaacacacacacacgcacagatgctcacaaacacaaatacacacacacacaccttaccccAGCCTATGCCACTGTACAACCAGAAGAGTTTTCTCTTCTGCGCAAAGGTGAATACCAGCAGAGTTTGCAGGTACAAGCCCTCTACAAGAAGCCAGAAGAAGTTGGCCAAGACACAGTACTGGAAGAAAGTCACTGCTGCTTTACACGTTACCTAATGGATGGGAAACAAATTTCAATAAAAACTACTTTTCTCACATATACAGTACTTAGACATTTAGATCTAGTAATTTTGACAGTCTGTGGCCACCGGTTCAACAAGTCAATAACAAATGTTCTTTATACTTTTTATCTTTATACAGCATCTAATCATGTGTAATGCATTGTTGAAAACACATAGTAGTACAAGCAAAAGCCACAGAATTTGGAGAATGACATTTCAAATCTAAACAGCGAgtggtctctctccccccccccccctccctggaaAAACAAATGTGTATGATAACCAATCAGCGTGTTTGCTCCAAATCTGAGTGCATTATTACCCCTTAACATGCATTCCGAGTACAGGAAGGTCTGCATGAGCCCTCCTACAGGGAGAACATAAAGAGGCTCTCCTAGCTGCACAGGGATCAGGCAATGATTCCCATGGACTTCGCCATGTTCTGGATTGAGTTTGTCATGAGACAAAAAGATGCTATTCACCTGCACACCTGGGTCCTACAGATTGCTTTGGTACGTCTACCACTGTGGATGCCATGGCATTCCTTCAAGCTGCTGTTCTGCTAATTCTGGTGACTACTTTTGCTGTTCTCAGATGTTTATGTATCAGGGTGCGTTGTAGACCAAAAGGAAACACGAGTAACTGAAAGTGTAATGGGCATTGATGATGATGTATCAATAGGCTTGAATAGTGCTACTACTAATAGTAGATTGGATTATTGGAAATAATTTCGCAGGACGATCAAATTGCTTTACATTGGTATGAGGGGAATTCACCTCATCCACCACAGATCTGTCCAGCTATATTTGTTCCAGTGATCAACCATACTCCTCAAATAGCTTTTTTGTTTATTTGTCGTTCAGGGTCTAGTTGCTATAGTTGAATTTAGGGGCCAGTGATGATGCAggattaagtgtgtgtgtttgtatctgtttATAAATAAAAGAGCACTATACTTTCCATTTACTGTCAGTTGTGTTACATCTGATAATGTAATAACGAAGAACCAATGACAGCCTTATGCTCAACAATAAAGATGGCACGGTCAGGACATGGCAGCTCTGcatctagctcctaagcaactttgcagtatttcgttttttttggGGGTGTTATTTCTTACAGTATAAGACAAGAACGTTTTTGGTGTTATTACAAACAGccagaaataacttttggatatcagagcggcagcaactcaccagcattacgaccaggaatacgactttcccaaattggatcctttgttcgtacctcCCAGGGCAATTTCatttatcccagaggctgctccaagacaccaccGGTGGAAAAGAgatattcggagtggacttctagtccgactcaggaggtgtGCAAACCATCCAccacttctgagtatattacttgctaatgtttagtctctggacaataaagtagacaagctcagggtgaggatctccttccagaaagacatcagggactgtaacatactctgtttcacggatcATGGCtctgtgcaaactggaaaccacatatcctgaggccgcatttattgtagcttaacaaagcaaattttgaggaaaacgctaccgaagttctatcaacacattgactgtagtacttgcGCTGGAAAAAAGCTTGATGACTGCTACTCCCACTTCTGGCATGCCTACAAGGCCTTTCCCCACCCTCTCTTAGGTAAATCAGATTACGACTCCGTTTTGCTCCTgctttcctataggcagaaacttaagcaggaagtacccgtgctaaggtatATTGAATgatggtctgaccaatcggaatccatgcttcaataTTGTTTTGATCacttggactgggatatgttccgggtagcctctgagaataatatTGACGTATACGTATTGACTGAGGTCATCAGGAAGTGAAGTTCCAACTGTGACTACTAAAACAatccaaaccagaaactgtggttAGAAGGCAGCATtggcgcaaaactgaaagtgcgaaccacagCACTAAACCATGGCAAggtgaatacaaacagtgtagttattccctccataaggcagtcaaacaggcaaaatgtcagtagagagacaaagtggagtcgcaattcaacggctcagacacgaggcgtATGTGGTAGGGTCAATCAGTGGTATGTggtacagacaatcacggatgacaaagggaaaaccagccatgttgcGGACACTGACATTTTGCTCCCGGACAAACTGAACACCTTctcgcctgctttgaggataacacagtgccaccgacgcagcCCGCTCCCAAGggtgggctctcgttctccgtggccgacgtaagACATTTatgtgtgttaaccctcgcaaggatgctggcccagacggcatccctggcCGCGTCCTCATAGCATGcgaagaccagctggctggagtgtttatgaACATATTcaaactctccctatcccagtctgctgtctccacttgcttcaagatgtccaccattgttcctgtgcccaagaaagcaaaggtaacttaaCTAAATAACTAAATAgctctcacttctgtcatcatgaagtgctttgggaggctagttaaggatcatatcacctctaccttacctgacaccctagacccacttcaatgtGCATACTGCCCAAATAGAtccactgacgatgcaatcgccatcacactgcacactgcactatcccacctggacaagaggaatacctcattgactatagctcagctttccaagctcatcaataagctcggggccctgggtctgaatgtcgtcctgtgcaactgggttctAGACTtactgatgggccacccccaaggtaggaaacaacccctccacttcactgatcctcaacacaggggcgtgtgctcagccccctcctgtactccctgttcacccatgactgtgtggccacgaacccctccaactcaatcatcaagtttgcagacaacacaacagttgtaggcctgattaccaacaatgacgagacagcctacagggaggaggtgagagccctggtggagtggtgccaagaaaataacctttccctcaacgtcaataaaatgaaggagctgatcgtggacttcaggaaacagcagagggtgcacgcCTCTTTCCACATCGaagggaccgcagtggagaaaatggaaagcttcaagttcctcagcgtacatatcactgacaatctcaaatggtccacccacacacaaacagtgtggtgaagacagcacctcttcaacctcaggatgctaaagaaatttggcttggcctcAAGTcctctcaaacttttacagatgcacaattgagagaccgcaaccgcagggctccagagtgtggtgcggtctgcccaacgcatcaccgggggcacactgcctgccctccagaacacctcCAGCATCCGAAGTCACAGGAAggtgaagatcatcaaggacatcaaccacccgagccacggcctgtcaCTCCGCtcccatccagaaggcaaggtcagttcaggtgcatcaaagctgggaccgagagactgaaaaacaacttccctctcaaggccatcagactgttagatAGCCATCACTATATGGCTAcaacccggttactcaaccctgctccttagaggctgctgccccacatacatagacatggaatcactggtcactttaataatggaacactattcaCTTTACTcctttcatatgtatatactgtattctattctactgtatttatgtcaatgccactccgacattgcttgtcctaatatttatatatttcttaattaaattctattacttttagatttgtgtgtattgttgtgaattgttagatactactggaCTGTTGGAgcttggaacacaagcatttcgctacacccgcaataacatcgactaaatatgtgtatgtgaccaataaaattttatttgatcaGAGTCATGTCTTTCTCATGCatttttaaatgttgtttttagcctaaagcagggctgcccaaccctcttcctggagatctactgttctgtgtgttttcagtccaaccctaatttaacacacctgattctactaattagctgctcaacaagaccttgaccttaactagctgaatacgctaaattagggttggactgaaaaccgacaggacagtagatctccaggaagagggtttggCAGCCCTGGCCTAAAGCATCGCCGAGTTAAGCATTGTTCTAGATCGCTTGATATTATCAGTGTCTGTTTTATTTATATTCAAAATCTTAAGCTAacattgggtattgtgtgtccCGTACAGCTCAGTCTGGctcaattggtagagcatggcgcttgcaactccagggttgtgggttcgattcccacaggggacccgtataaaaaatatataagaatacgctcactactgtaagtcactctggataagagcatttgCTAATGACTAAAAATGCATACTCTTACATACCCCCTTAATTTGAGATCTGACACTGGTCATTGCAGGATTTTTAGATAAAGGACAATTTCCAACGTGAACTTGGTTCCATATGATACAGTGATAATAATGATACTGTGAAGCCTACTTTCTGTTGTTGATGTCCTTCCTTCCACAATCTAGAGGCCACAGTTGATTATTGTCCTACCGTTGAGACAGTGCAGTGGTCCATGCTCTCGTCTGCAAACAGTACGGCGTCCTTCACAAACACGGCCAGGCCACGGAGGATGAAGGTGGAAAACAGGTTGAGGTGGATGGAGGTCCTGATGCACAGCAGCTTCCTATGGAAGACACCAGACTCAAATGGGTAAAACTTTACTTGAAAGGTACCTACCTATAAGGACTACATAACACATTTATAACCCTTAAAGTCTACCATTCAAATAACGCGTTAACAATGTATAAAGGCTTTATAAAGGGTATATAAGTAGTTTATAGATGGTTAATTATTCATTTATAGATAGTTATTGAATTAGTAATAAAAAAGTAACAACCTGTGATATAGAGGAGGATAAGCACAGTCCATGCACCTTTTTATTTGTGAACAGCCTTTAGGCACCTATAACGCTAAATCTCCATTAAACCTGCTTTGTAGTCTACAAAGCCTTAACTTGTGTCCAAGAAACCGGCCCATATTATTTATAGTCAGCAGACCTTCAAATGAAGTGGTAc
This genomic window from Oncorhynchus kisutch isolate 150728-3 linkage group LG20, Okis_V2, whole genome shotgun sequence contains:
- the ghrhr2 gene encoding growth hormone releasing hormone receptor 2 → MDIKLVAIFFILVCSVRVIRTTHPECSIVLHLLEKEGECKLQMRNTKALSLSTPNNTTGCLVEWDGVSCWPAALNGESLSVSCPLILLKPDSPPALITRNCTPEGWSKPSLPYYKACYFEDSSEEEEETGDKQNYFATVKIIYTVGYGLSLASLFIAILVFCIFRKLLCIRTSIHLNLFSTFILRGLAVFVKDAVLFADESMDHCTVSTVTCKAAVTFFQYCVLANFFWLLVEGLYLQTLLVFTFAQKRKLFWLYSGIGWGTPSVTIIIWTLLKSQFDNEGCWDNLDSALWWIIKTPILLSVFINFVVFVNISRIIIQKTKSTDQNGSEGLQVYRRLVRSTLLLIPLFGVHYVVFALLPEHVGVGARLSLELVLGSFQGFIVALLYCFLNGEVQNEIRKAMKGCRSQTGNNVFNLATQDYVA